In Cottoperca gobio unplaced genomic scaffold, fCotGob3.1 fCotGob3_212arrow_ctg1, whole genome shotgun sequence, one genomic interval encodes:
- the LOC115004883 gene encoding uncharacterized protein LOC115004883 has protein sequence MYVHVVPEVIERGSAQELEKQIMLKDVPKPDVVIAAVTDVIESEVVTQLDPSLQIAEDQKTESIPQYVGVKQEDCIPEVVDDLQTITAVFVSPVNEEASNVQDLEKTVFTEEPPALCVDKVLVTNEPKHEEQLSAVQVSVEREKESEIPGAETKTAAVEHAVVAQVIICNLKDVSVAIPNVLVEKTSAITEPLIGKVTSQLEFKKEVETATSLVRDGAETAEEGSVVLMMHVPSVEFEDNHRIQVQVVDVHIKSAQTIWDTVLEVAVTEVREVIDVCHETVKKVDNFSATPEIEEDLTTEESKVTIQEVIQHVKEHVPQTVPEPVVVNLEQEGVKQPDAVTEVIEMVQSGSDEVEDPKATVDRSENFRERREEVSNDVCATDQQVSEDLMQDVSGCLDPYIYNQKDDLKESKAELEQSEADVAGEEVKSNQIIHERTQNPIVTPSNAGSVAHQNSGIIPSTCNVESPSSVSIQVKLNIQLRQASAAALPPPATDMSEIKVQTVGKVEPVNPIQRADSQKQMELTEVADHATETPEPELNSDSDRAGIQPVRPDISIQAMETVEQIKSTERAASSVQAAESIQPVRQAERRAASQTLICKPCEPAQEPVQLKEEHEQDVWMDAKEDLYTREEPKVSPHEVEEHLEPRAEREQEEKVGLEHEFEMTPNSNTEEERKQEMYKSTETCELDSDGEDFAVALEHPESESASVSDRLDG, from the coding sequence ATGTATGTGCATGTAGTCCCAGAAGTTATTGAGAGAGGTAGTGCTCAGGAGCTTGAAAAGCAAATAATGTTAAAAGACGTTCCCAAACCAGACGTTGTCATTGCTGCAGTTACAGATGTGATTGAGAGTGAAGTTGTGACACAACTTGATCCCTCTTTACAGATAGCAGAGGATCAGAAAACAGAGAGTATCCCACAATATGTTGGGGTTAAGCAGGAAGACTGTATACCTGAAGTCGTAGATGATTTACAAACTATAACAGCAGTTTTTGTATCCCCTGTAAATGAGGAAGCAAGTAATGTTCAGGACCTAGAGAAGACTGTATTTACTGAAGAACCCCCAGCACTGTGTGTAGACAAGGTGTTAGTTACAAATGAACCCAAACATGAAGAGCAGCTCAGTGCAGTGCAAGTCAGtgttgagagagaaaaagaaagtgaaattcCAGGCGCTGAGACAAAAACTGCTGCAGTTGAGCACGCTGTAGTGGCACAAGTAATCATATGTAATCTCAAAGATGTCTCAGTTGCAATACCCAATGTTTTGGTAGAGAAAACATCAGCCATTACTGAACCCTTGATAGGTAAAGTGACAAGTCAGCTAGAGTTCAAGAAGGAAGTGGAGACTGCCACATCCTTAGTGAGAGATGGTGCtgagacagcagaggaaggcAGCGTGGTGTTGATGATGCATGTGCCATCTGTAGAGTTTGAGGACAATCACAGAATTCAAGTGCAAGTGGTCGACGTCCATATTAAATCAGCCCAGACAATTTGGGATACAGTGCTAGAGGTGGCGGTAACAGAAGTCAGAGAAGTCATAGATGTTTGTCATGAAACGGTTAAAAAAGTAGACAATTTCTCTGCAACTCCAGAGATTGAAGAGGATTTAACGACTGAGGAATCCAAGGTGACCATTCAAGAAGTTATTCAACACGTGAAGGAACACGTACCACAGACAGTACCTGAACCAGTGGTGGTCAACTTGGAACAAGAAGGTGTAAAACAGCCAGATGCTGTGACAGAAGTGATCGAGATGGTTCAAAGTGGATCAGATGAAGTAGAGGATCCAAAAGCGACGGTGGATAGAAGTGAAAACTTCAGGGAAAGACGAGAAGAAGTCTCCAATGATGTCTGTGCAACTGATCAGCAAGTGTCCGAGGATCTCATGCAAGATGTTTCAGGATGTTTAGATCCCTACATCTATAATCAAAAAGATGATTTGAAGGAAAGTAAAGCTGAACTGGAACAATCAGAAGCAGATGTCGCAGGAGAAgaggtcaaatcaaatcaaattattcATGAAAGAACACAAAATCCGATTGTAACACCTAGTAACGCTGGATCAGTCGCCCACCAGAACTCTGGGATTATCCCGTCAACATGTAACGTAGAGTCCCCTTCAAGTGTTTCCATTCAAGTCAAACTCAACATCCAGTTAAGGCAAGCAAGTGCAGCAGCTCTGCCACCACCTGCAACAGACATGTCGGAGATCAAAGTTCAGACAGTCGGGAAAGTTGAACCTGTAAATCCGATACAGAGAGCCGACAGCCAGAAACAGATGGAGCTAACGGAGGTCGCTGATCACGCAACAGAAACCCCAGAACCAGAGCTAAACTCAGATTCTGACAGAGCAGGCATTCAACCTGTACGGCCGGACATCAGCATCCAAGCAATGGAAACAGtagaacaaatcaaatcaacagaGAGAGCAGCCTCCAGTGTCCAGGCAGCAGAGTCAATACAACCAGTGAGGCAAGCAGAAAGAAGAGCAGCGAGTCAGACACTGATCTGTAAACCTTGTGAGCCGGCACAGGAGCCAGTTCAACTGAAGGAGGAACATGAGCAGGACGTGTGGATGGATGCGAAGGAAGACCTTTACACTCGAGAGGAACCCAAGGTGTCCCCTCATGAGGTGGAGGAACATCTTGAGCCTCGGgcagaaagagagcaagaggagaAGGTCGGACTTGAACACGAGTTTGAAATGACTCCTAATTCAAACACGGAGGAGGAACGTAAACAGGAAATGTACAAATCCACAGAAACATGTGAGCTGGATAGTGACGGGGAGGACTTTGCTGTGGCGCTCGAGCATCCTGAATCTGAAAGTGCGAGCGTCAGTGACCG